The following proteins are co-located in the Carassius gibelio isolate Cgi1373 ecotype wild population from Czech Republic chromosome A21, carGib1.2-hapl.c, whole genome shotgun sequence genome:
- the LOC127941881 gene encoding ELMO domain-containing protein 1-like, with amino-acid sequence MKHFLRVLTQLLVVLYCKCLWRGLKFVIRKVTGRCELQRICYNNKPGARRTLKIESSLKCSKHELLRSAVSVQPDSVEKTIDDIMSMKKINLETNPQLGISLQACLLQIVGYRNLVVEVEKLRREPYDCENPAHEEMLMKLWKELRPDSLLSGRISKQWCEIGFQGNDPRTDFRGMGLLGLHSLLYFAKHDKATALQVLHDSLQPKHSKMSKAEWDKKTYDKAIGYSFAIVGINITDLAYSLLVSGALKTHLYNVAPEMPSLVHFQQTFCYLMQEFHRFWMEEDPCDIMEFNRVRTKFHKRILKQLKNPDMALCPHFTASDLHLVNL; translated from the exons ATGAAGCATTTTCTGAG GGTCCTGACCCAGTTGCTGGTGGTGCTTTACTGTAAGTGTTTGTGGCGGGGCTTGAAGTTTGTCATCAGGAAGGTGACGGGACGATGTGAGCTTCAACGGATCTGTTACAATAACAAACCTGGTGCCCGAAGGACCCTCAAGATTG AATCCTCACTCAAATGCTCTAAACATGAG CTTTTGCGGTCTGCCGTCAGTGTTCAGCCAGATTCTGTAGAAAAGACTATCGATGATATAATGTCCATGAAAAAAATCAACCTTGAAACTAACCCACA GCTTGGCATCTCTCTCCAGGCTTGCCTGCTCCAGATTGTGGGTTACCGAAACCTAGTAGTGGAGGTGGAGAAGCTGCGTAGAGAGCCGTATGACTGTGAAAACCCAGCACATGAGGAGATGCTCATGAAG CTGTGGAAGGAACTCCGTCCTGATTCTCTTCTCTCTGGACGCATCTCAAAGCAATGGTGTGAGATTGGTTTTCAAGGAAACGACCCCAGGACTGATTTCAGGGGCATGGGTCTCCTGGGCTTGCACAGCCTACT GTATTTTGCGAAGCATGACAAAGCCACTGCTCTCCAAGTTCTTCATGACTCCCTGCAGCCCAAACACAG CAAGATGAGCAAAGCTGAGTGGGACAAGAAGACATACGACAAAGCGATTGG ATACTCCTTTGCAATAGTTGGCATAAACATCACAGACCTGGCATATTCCCTGCTGGTGAGCGGCGCTCTGAAGACTCACCTGTACAATGTTGCACCAGAGATGCCAAGTCTAGTGCACTTCCAACAGACCTTCT gtTATCTGATGCAGGAGTTCCACAGGTTCTGGATGGAGGAAgatccatgtgacatcatggAGTTCAATCGCGTGCGCACCAAGTTCCACAAGCGCATCCTGAAGCAGCTGAAGAACCCTGACATGGCACTGTGTCCTCATTTCACTGCCTCTGACCTTCACCTGGTCAACCTGTAG
- the LOC127941880 gene encoding solute carrier family 35 member F2, whose product MDCEVGENSFEHGRLGTLRRWGRFLCGPRNLTFKDVLTWQLCKTIVMGQALSMLICGTAVTCQYLANAGVETPMLQSFLNYTLLLLTYTLVLAFRRGENNMVRILKTKWWKYFLMALTDVEANYTVVKAYQYTTLTSIQLLDCFVIPVLMVLSWIFLKTRYRPLHVIAVAVCLLGVGAMVGADLLAGRDQGSSSHVLLGDGLVLVSAALYAVSNVCQEYTVKNLSRVEFLGMMGLFGTLISGVQMAIFESKAVPVINWNLKICVLFVVYTLCMYGLYSFMPVVVKMTSATAVNLSLLTADLFSLFCGMFLFRYNFSGLYIVSFVVITLGFIMFNIVPTSTADQSYSTDDRAYHLASSADVQQDGDLVVDLGQENQDRTGSSHKAHCNGLCSQK is encoded by the exons ATGGATTGTGAAGTGGGAGAGAACTCCTTTGAACATGGAAGATTGGGAACTCTCAGACGATGGGGAAGATTTCTTTGTGGTCCACGGAATCTCACGTTTAAAGATGTGCTTACATG GCAGCTCTGCAAAACTATTGTAATGGGTCAAGCCCTGTCTATGCTGATATGTGGGACGGCAGTTACATGTCAGTATTTGGCAAATGCTGGGGTAGAGACGCCAATGCTGCAAAGCTTCCTCAATTACACCTTGCTGCTGCTCACCTATACTTTAGTCTTAGCCTTCAGGAGAG gtGAAAATAATATGGTTCGAATTCTAAAAACAAAGTGGTGGAAGTATTTTCTCATGGCTCTTACGGATGTTGAAGCCAATTACACAGTTGTGAAGGCGTACCAGTACACAACCCTTACAAGTATACAG CTGCTGGACTGCTTTGTGATTCCGGTTCTGATGGTGCTCTCGTGGATCTTTTTGAAAACTCGCTATAGACCATTGCATGTTATAGCTGTGGCTGTGTGCTTGCTTGGAGTCGGTGCAATGGTGGGAGCAGATCTGCTGGCAGGGAGAGACCAAGGCTCAA GTAGTCATGTGTTGTTGGGGGATGGACTCGTGCTGGTCAGTGCTGCTCTCTACGCAGTGTCTAATGTTTGTCAGGAATACACAGTGAAAAACCTGAGCAGGGTGGAGTTCTTGGGCATGATGGGACTCTTTGGGACACTCATCAGTGGTGTGCAGAT ggcTATATTTGAATCCAAAGCTGTACCTGTTATCAACTGGAACTTGAAAATAT GTGTGCTCTTTGTTGTATATACTCTGTGCATGTACGGGCTGTACAGTTTCATGCCTGTAGTGGTAAAGATGACCAGCGCCACGGCTGTGAACCTCTCACTGCTGACTGCTGACCTCTTCAGTCTCTTCTGTGGCATGTTTCTTTTTCGCTACAAT TTCTCAGGCCTGTACATCGTGTCTTTTGTGGTGATCACGCTTGGTTTCATCATGTTCAACATCGTCCCGACCTCCACAGCAGATCAGTCTTATTCCACTGATGACAGGGCGTATCATCTTGCTTCATCTGCGGATGTCCAACAAGATGGAGACCTTGTAGTAGACTTAGGACAGGAGAATCAGGACAGGACAGGATCCAGTCACAAAGCACATTGCAACGGATTATGTTCCCAGAAATAA
- the LOC127941877 gene encoding cullin-5 isoform X1 — MATSHLLKNKGSLQFEDKWDLMRPIVLKLLRQEAVTKQQWFDLFSDVHAVCLWDDKGPSKIHQALKEDILDFIKQAQARVLSHQDDTALLKAYIVEWRKFFTQCDILPKPFCKLEITLLGNQGTNKKSNVEDSIVRKLMLDTWNESIFCNIKNRLQDSAMKLVHAERLGEAFDSQLVIGVRESYVNLCSNADDKLQIYREHFEKAYLDSTERFYKTQAPSYLQQNGVQNYMKYADGKLREEEKRALRYLETRRECNSVQALMECCVNALVTSFKETILAECPGMIKRNETESEYGRSSGTKGSASSELHLMFLLMDKVPSGIEPMLKDLEDHIMSAGLADMVASAETITTDSEKYVEQLLTLFNRFSKLVKEAFQDDPRFLTARDKAYKAVVNDATIFKLELPLKQKGVGLKTQPESKCPELLANYCDMLLRKTPLSKKLTSEEIEAKLKEVLLVLKYVQNKDVFMRYHKAHLTRRLILDISADSEIEENMVEWLREVGMPADYVNKLARMFQDIKVSEDLNQSFKEMHKHNKLALPADSVNIKILNAGAWARSSEKVFVSLPTELEDLIPEVEEFYKKNHSGRKLHWHHLMSNGIITFKNEVGQYDLEVTTFQLAVLFAWNQRPKERISFENLKLATELPDAELRRTLWSLVAFPKLKRQVLSYELVVGSPKDFAEGTVFYINQEFSLIKNSKVQKRGKINLIGRLQLTTERMREEENEGIVQLRILRTQEAIIQIMKMRKRISNAQLQTELVEILKNMFLPQKKMIKEQIEWLIEQKYIKRDETDINTFIYMA, encoded by the exons ATGGCGACGTCTCATTTATTGAAG AATAAAGGCTCCCTGCAGTTTGAAGACAAGTGGGATTTGATGCGGCCCATTGTTTTGAAGTTACTCCGTCAGGAGGCAGTTACTAAGCAGCAGTGGTTCGATTTGTTCTC AGACGTCCATGCAGTGTGTTTATGGGACGACAAAGGCCCGTCAAAGATTCACCAGGCTCTGAAAGAAGACATACTAGATTTCATCAAGCAAGCACAGGCA CGTGTACTTAGTCATCAGGATGACACGGCTTTGCTTAAAGCTTACATTGTGGAGTGGAGGAAGTTCTTCACACAGTGTGATATTTTACCTAAGCCCTTCTGCAAGTTGGAAATCACCCTGCTGGGCAACCAGGGGACCAATAAGAAGTCCAATGTTGAAGACAGTATTGTTAGAAAG CTTATGCTGGACACATGGAACGAGTCTATTTTCTGTAATATAAAGAACCGGCTCCAGGACAGTGCCATGAAACTGGTCCACGCTGAGAGATTAGGAGAAGCGTTCGACTCGCAGCTTGTCATCGGAGTGAGGGAGTCATATG TGAATTTGTGTTCCAATGCTGATGACAAGCTCCAGATCTATAGAGAACATTTTGAGAAGGCATATCTAGATTCCACTGAGAGGTTCTACAAGACACAAGCACCTTCCTATCTACAACAGAACGGGGTTCAGaactatatgaaatat GCAGATGGCAAGTTAAGAGAAGAAGAGAAGCGTGCGCTTCGATATTTGGAAACCAGACGTGAATGTAACTCCGTCCAGGCA CTGATGGAATGTTGTGTGAATGCACTGGTGACGTCGTTCAAAGAAACAATCCTGGCCGAATGTCCGGGAATGATCAAGCGGAACGAGACAGAGAGTGAGTACGGCAGGAGCTCTGGCACCAAAGGCTCCGCAAGTTCAG AGCTGCACCTCATGTTCTTGCTGATGGACAAAGTGCCCAGTGGGATTGAGCCAATGCTGAAGGACCTGGAGGATCACATCATGAGCGCAGGTCTGGCTGATATGGTGGCCTCAGCAGAAACCATTACCACA gactctgAAAAATATGTTGAGCAGCTCCTAACATTGTTTAACCGCTTTAGTAAATTAGTTAAGGAAGCTTTCCAGGATGATCCACGTTTCCTAACAGCCAGGGATAAG GCATACAAAGCAGTAGTGAATGACGCCACAATATTTAAACTAGAGCTCCCTCTAAAACAGAAAGG TGTGGGTTTGAAAACTCAACCAGAGTCCAAATGTCCAGAGCTGCTGGCCAACTACTGTGATATGCTCCTTAGAAAGACTCCACTGAGCAAGAAACTCACCTCAGAGGAGATAGAGGCCAAGCTGAAGGAagtg CTCTTGGTTCTAAAGTATGTTCAGAACAAAGATGTCTTCATGAGGTACCACAAAGCGCACTTGACCCGCAGGCTTATTCTTGACATTTCTGCAGACAGTGAGATTGAAGAGAACATGGTGGAGTGGCTCAGG GAGGTTGGTATGCCAGCAGATTATGTGAACAAGCTCGCCAGAATGTTCCAGGACATCAAAGTATCAGAAGACTTAAATCAATCCTTCAAAGAAATGCACAAGCACAACAAACTTGCATTACCAG CTGACTCGGTCAATATAAAGATCTTGAATGCAGGCGCATGGGCTCGGAGTTCAGAGAAAGTGTTTGTATCTCTGCCCACCGAGCTAGAAGATCTCATTCCTGAAGTCGAAGAGTTTTACAAGAAAAATCACAGTGGCAGAAAATTACACTGGCACCATTTGATGTCCAATGGCATT ATCACATTCAAGAATGAAGTTGGGCAGTATGATTTAGAAGTCACGACATTCCAGTTAGCTGTGCTGTTTGCCTGGAACCAAAGGCCCAAAGAGAGGATCAGCTTTGAGAATCTGAAACTAGCCACGGAACTTCCGGACGCTGAGCTGCGTCGGACTCTCTGG TCTCTTGTAGCTTTCCCCAAACTAAAGCGTCAGGTGCTGTCATATGAACTTGTGGTGGGCTCTCCTAAAGACTTCGCAGAAGGCACTGTATTTTACATCAATCAAGAGTTTTCTTTAAT AAAAAACTCTAAGGTCCAAAAAAGAGGGAAGATCAATTTGATTGGTCGATTACAACTCACCACAGAGAGAATGCGTGAAGAAGAAAATGAGGGCATAGTCCAACTTAGGATATTACGAACACAG GAAGCTATCATTCAGATcatgaagatgaggaagaggatCAGCAATGCTCAGCTTCAGACGGAGCTGGTGGAGATCCTAAAAAACATGTTTCTGCCCCAGAAAAAGATGATCAAAGAGCAGATCGAGTGGCTGATAGAACAAAAATACATCAAACGGGATGAGACGGACATTAACACATTTATCTACATGGCGTAG
- the LOC127941877 gene encoding cullin-5 isoform X2 gives MATSHLLKNKGSLQFEDKWDLMRPIVLKLLRQEAVTKQQWFDLFSDVHAVCLWDDKGPSKIHQALKEDILDFIKQAQARVLSHQDDTALLKAYIVEWRKFFTQCDILPKPFCKLEITLLGNQGTNKKSNVEDSIVRKLMLDTWNESIFCNIKNRLQDSAMKLVHAERLGEAFDSQLVIGVRESYVNLCSNADDKLQIYREHFEKAYLDSTERFYKTQAPSYLQQNGVQNYMKYADGKLREEEKRALRYLETRRECNSVQALMECCVNALVTSFKETILAECPGMIKRNETEKLHLMFLLMDKVPSGIEPMLKDLEDHIMSAGLADMVASAETITTDSEKYVEQLLTLFNRFSKLVKEAFQDDPRFLTARDKAYKAVVNDATIFKLELPLKQKGVGLKTQPESKCPELLANYCDMLLRKTPLSKKLTSEEIEAKLKEVLLVLKYVQNKDVFMRYHKAHLTRRLILDISADSEIEENMVEWLREVGMPADYVNKLARMFQDIKVSEDLNQSFKEMHKHNKLALPADSVNIKILNAGAWARSSEKVFVSLPTELEDLIPEVEEFYKKNHSGRKLHWHHLMSNGIITFKNEVGQYDLEVTTFQLAVLFAWNQRPKERISFENLKLATELPDAELRRTLWSLVAFPKLKRQVLSYELVVGSPKDFAEGTVFYINQEFSLIKNSKVQKRGKINLIGRLQLTTERMREEENEGIVQLRILRTQEAIIQIMKMRKRISNAQLQTELVEILKNMFLPQKKMIKEQIEWLIEQKYIKRDETDINTFIYMA, from the exons ATGGCGACGTCTCATTTATTGAAG AATAAAGGCTCCCTGCAGTTTGAAGACAAGTGGGATTTGATGCGGCCCATTGTTTTGAAGTTACTCCGTCAGGAGGCAGTTACTAAGCAGCAGTGGTTCGATTTGTTCTC AGACGTCCATGCAGTGTGTTTATGGGACGACAAAGGCCCGTCAAAGATTCACCAGGCTCTGAAAGAAGACATACTAGATTTCATCAAGCAAGCACAGGCA CGTGTACTTAGTCATCAGGATGACACGGCTTTGCTTAAAGCTTACATTGTGGAGTGGAGGAAGTTCTTCACACAGTGTGATATTTTACCTAAGCCCTTCTGCAAGTTGGAAATCACCCTGCTGGGCAACCAGGGGACCAATAAGAAGTCCAATGTTGAAGACAGTATTGTTAGAAAG CTTATGCTGGACACATGGAACGAGTCTATTTTCTGTAATATAAAGAACCGGCTCCAGGACAGTGCCATGAAACTGGTCCACGCTGAGAGATTAGGAGAAGCGTTCGACTCGCAGCTTGTCATCGGAGTGAGGGAGTCATATG TGAATTTGTGTTCCAATGCTGATGACAAGCTCCAGATCTATAGAGAACATTTTGAGAAGGCATATCTAGATTCCACTGAGAGGTTCTACAAGACACAAGCACCTTCCTATCTACAACAGAACGGGGTTCAGaactatatgaaatat GCAGATGGCAAGTTAAGAGAAGAAGAGAAGCGTGCGCTTCGATATTTGGAAACCAGACGTGAATGTAACTCCGTCCAGGCA CTGATGGAATGTTGTGTGAATGCACTGGTGACGTCGTTCAAAGAAACAATCCTGGCCGAATGTCCGGGAATGATCAAGCGGAACGAGACAGAGA AGCTGCACCTCATGTTCTTGCTGATGGACAAAGTGCCCAGTGGGATTGAGCCAATGCTGAAGGACCTGGAGGATCACATCATGAGCGCAGGTCTGGCTGATATGGTGGCCTCAGCAGAAACCATTACCACA gactctgAAAAATATGTTGAGCAGCTCCTAACATTGTTTAACCGCTTTAGTAAATTAGTTAAGGAAGCTTTCCAGGATGATCCACGTTTCCTAACAGCCAGGGATAAG GCATACAAAGCAGTAGTGAATGACGCCACAATATTTAAACTAGAGCTCCCTCTAAAACAGAAAGG TGTGGGTTTGAAAACTCAACCAGAGTCCAAATGTCCAGAGCTGCTGGCCAACTACTGTGATATGCTCCTTAGAAAGACTCCACTGAGCAAGAAACTCACCTCAGAGGAGATAGAGGCCAAGCTGAAGGAagtg CTCTTGGTTCTAAAGTATGTTCAGAACAAAGATGTCTTCATGAGGTACCACAAAGCGCACTTGACCCGCAGGCTTATTCTTGACATTTCTGCAGACAGTGAGATTGAAGAGAACATGGTGGAGTGGCTCAGG GAGGTTGGTATGCCAGCAGATTATGTGAACAAGCTCGCCAGAATGTTCCAGGACATCAAAGTATCAGAAGACTTAAATCAATCCTTCAAAGAAATGCACAAGCACAACAAACTTGCATTACCAG CTGACTCGGTCAATATAAAGATCTTGAATGCAGGCGCATGGGCTCGGAGTTCAGAGAAAGTGTTTGTATCTCTGCCCACCGAGCTAGAAGATCTCATTCCTGAAGTCGAAGAGTTTTACAAGAAAAATCACAGTGGCAGAAAATTACACTGGCACCATTTGATGTCCAATGGCATT ATCACATTCAAGAATGAAGTTGGGCAGTATGATTTAGAAGTCACGACATTCCAGTTAGCTGTGCTGTTTGCCTGGAACCAAAGGCCCAAAGAGAGGATCAGCTTTGAGAATCTGAAACTAGCCACGGAACTTCCGGACGCTGAGCTGCGTCGGACTCTCTGG TCTCTTGTAGCTTTCCCCAAACTAAAGCGTCAGGTGCTGTCATATGAACTTGTGGTGGGCTCTCCTAAAGACTTCGCAGAAGGCACTGTATTTTACATCAATCAAGAGTTTTCTTTAAT AAAAAACTCTAAGGTCCAAAAAAGAGGGAAGATCAATTTGATTGGTCGATTACAACTCACCACAGAGAGAATGCGTGAAGAAGAAAATGAGGGCATAGTCCAACTTAGGATATTACGAACACAG GAAGCTATCATTCAGATcatgaagatgaggaagaggatCAGCAATGCTCAGCTTCAGACGGAGCTGGTGGAGATCCTAAAAAACATGTTTCTGCCCCAGAAAAAGATGATCAAAGAGCAGATCGAGTGGCTGATAGAACAAAAATACATCAAACGGGATGAGACGGACATTAACACATTTATCTACATGGCGTAG